One Sebastes umbrosus isolate fSebUmb1 chromosome 6, fSebUmb1.pri, whole genome shotgun sequence DNA window includes the following coding sequences:
- the LOC119489447 gene encoding 6-phosphofructo-2-kinase/fructose-2,6-bisphosphatase-like isoform X2: MELPQLEHVRLRNCDSAASVPQFCNSPTMIVMVGLPARGKTYISKKLTRYLNWIGVPTKMFNVGQYRREAVKIYKNFEFFNPDNEEAMRIRKACASAALKDVALYFSKEQGQVAVFDATNTTRERRAIILSYAKERGYKVFFVESICDDLEIITENIKQVKFGSPDYVDCDIDEAMEDFSHRIDCYRASYIPIDDEKDRKLSYIKIFDVGSRYLVNRVQDHIQSRIVYYLMNIHVTPRSIYLSRHGESELNLLGRIGGDTGLSPRGHKYASALATFIRGQNIRDLKVWTSHMKRTIQTAEALGVQYEQWKALNEIDAGVCEELTYEEIQENFPEEFALRDQDKYRYRYPKGESYEDLVHRLEPVIMELERQENVLVVCHQAVFRCLLAYFVDKPADQLPYLRCPLHTVLKLTPIAYGCKVESFFLNVEAVNTHREKPVNVDVNRNPEEALLTVPDHV; the protein is encoded by the exons ATGGAGCTTCCCCAGCTGGAACATGTGCGGCTCCGCAATTGTGACAGCGCAG CCTCGGTGCCTCAGTTCTGTAACTCTCCCACGATGATTGTGATGGTGGGGCTGCCAGCCAGAGGGAAGACGTACATCTCCAAGAAGCTCACTCGCTACCTGAACTGGATCGGAGTGCCGACAAAAA TGTTTAATGTGGGCCAGTACCGCAGGGAAGCTGTCAAGATCTATAAGAACTTTGAGTTCTTTAATCCTGATAATGAGGAGGCCATGAGGATCCGCAA GGCCTGTGCATCAGCCGCCCTCAAAGACGTCGCTCTCTACTTCTCAAAGGAACAGGGACAAGTAGCC GTATTTGATGCTACCAACACCACCAGGGAGAGGAGGGCAATCATCCTTAGTTATGCAAAGGAGAGAGGCTACAAA GTGTTCTTTGTGGAATCAATCTGTGATGACCTAGAAATCATTACAGAGAATATTAAG CAAGTCAAATTTGGGAGTCCTGATTACGTGGATTGTGACATAGATGAGGCCATGGAAGACTTCAGCCACCGCATCGACTGTTACAGAGCCAGCTACATTCCTATAGATGACGAGAAAGACAG GAAACTCTCCTACATCAAGATCTTCGACGTGGGCAGTAGATACCTGGTGAACCGGGTCCAGGACCACATTCAAAGCAGGATAGTCTACTACCTCATGAACATCCATGTCACACCGAGATCCATCTACCTGAGCCGCCACGGAGAGAGCGAACTCAACCTGTTAGGTCGCATTGGTGGAGATACAGGCCTCTCCCCTAGAGGACACAAG TATGCCAGTGCCTTGGCGACCTTCATCAGAGGTCAGAACATCAGAGACCTGAAGGTGTGGACGAGCCACATGAAGAGAACCATCCAGACTGCAGAGGCTCTGGGAGTCCAGTATGAACAGTGGAAGGCCCTCAATGAGATAGACGCT GGTGTATGTGAGGAGCTAACCTACGAAGAGATTCAGGAGAATTTCCCAGAAGAGTTTGCACTGAGAGACCAGGACAAGTATCGTTATCGCTACCCAAAGGGTGAG TCCTATGAGGACCTTGTCCATCGTCTAGAGCCGGTGATCATGGAGCTGGAGAGGCAGGAGAACGTTCTGGTTGTCTGCCACCAAGCTGTATTTCGCTGCCTGCTGGCTTACTTTGTAGACAAACCTGCAG ATCAGCTGCCTTATCTAAGATGCCCCCTCCACACGGTGCTCAAACTCACACCAATAGCTTACG GCTGTAAAGTTGAGTCATTTTTCCTCAATGTTGAAgcagtcaacacacacagagagaagccAGTG AATGTCGACGTCAACAGAAACCCTGAGGAGGCTCTGCTGACTGTTCCTGACCACGTATAA
- the LOC119489447 gene encoding 6-phosphofructo-2-kinase/fructose-2,6-bisphosphatase-like isoform X1: MQITELCASAVHAQSSTCRSGLMALTINAEQKKLTQTPLLKIWVPWMGCNLNRRRGSSVPQFCNSPTMIVMVGLPARGKTYISKKLTRYLNWIGVPTKMFNVGQYRREAVKIYKNFEFFNPDNEEAMRIRKACASAALKDVALYFSKEQGQVAVFDATNTTRERRAIILSYAKERGYKVFFVESICDDLEIITENIKQVKFGSPDYVDCDIDEAMEDFSHRIDCYRASYIPIDDEKDRKLSYIKIFDVGSRYLVNRVQDHIQSRIVYYLMNIHVTPRSIYLSRHGESELNLLGRIGGDTGLSPRGHKYASALATFIRGQNIRDLKVWTSHMKRTIQTAEALGVQYEQWKALNEIDAGVCEELTYEEIQENFPEEFALRDQDKYRYRYPKGESYEDLVHRLEPVIMELERQENVLVVCHQAVFRCLLAYFVDKPADQLPYLRCPLHTVLKLTPIAYGCKVESFFLNVEAVNTHREKPVNVDVNRNPEEALLTVPDHV; this comes from the exons atgcagatcaCAGAGCTGTGCGCCTCAGCCGTTCACGCTCAATCCTCCACTTGCCGCTCGGGCCTGATGGCTCTCACCATTAATGCAGAGCAGAAAAAACTCACACAGACTCCTCTGCTCAAGATCTGGGTGCCATGGATGGGCTGCAACCTGAACCGCAGGAGAGGAT CCTCGGTGCCTCAGTTCTGTAACTCTCCCACGATGATTGTGATGGTGGGGCTGCCAGCCAGAGGGAAGACGTACATCTCCAAGAAGCTCACTCGCTACCTGAACTGGATCGGAGTGCCGACAAAAA TGTTTAATGTGGGCCAGTACCGCAGGGAAGCTGTCAAGATCTATAAGAACTTTGAGTTCTTTAATCCTGATAATGAGGAGGCCATGAGGATCCGCAA GGCCTGTGCATCAGCCGCCCTCAAAGACGTCGCTCTCTACTTCTCAAAGGAACAGGGACAAGTAGCC GTATTTGATGCTACCAACACCACCAGGGAGAGGAGGGCAATCATCCTTAGTTATGCAAAGGAGAGAGGCTACAAA GTGTTCTTTGTGGAATCAATCTGTGATGACCTAGAAATCATTACAGAGAATATTAAG CAAGTCAAATTTGGGAGTCCTGATTACGTGGATTGTGACATAGATGAGGCCATGGAAGACTTCAGCCACCGCATCGACTGTTACAGAGCCAGCTACATTCCTATAGATGACGAGAAAGACAG GAAACTCTCCTACATCAAGATCTTCGACGTGGGCAGTAGATACCTGGTGAACCGGGTCCAGGACCACATTCAAAGCAGGATAGTCTACTACCTCATGAACATCCATGTCACACCGAGATCCATCTACCTGAGCCGCCACGGAGAGAGCGAACTCAACCTGTTAGGTCGCATTGGTGGAGATACAGGCCTCTCCCCTAGAGGACACAAG TATGCCAGTGCCTTGGCGACCTTCATCAGAGGTCAGAACATCAGAGACCTGAAGGTGTGGACGAGCCACATGAAGAGAACCATCCAGACTGCAGAGGCTCTGGGAGTCCAGTATGAACAGTGGAAGGCCCTCAATGAGATAGACGCT GGTGTATGTGAGGAGCTAACCTACGAAGAGATTCAGGAGAATTTCCCAGAAGAGTTTGCACTGAGAGACCAGGACAAGTATCGTTATCGCTACCCAAAGGGTGAG TCCTATGAGGACCTTGTCCATCGTCTAGAGCCGGTGATCATGGAGCTGGAGAGGCAGGAGAACGTTCTGGTTGTCTGCCACCAAGCTGTATTTCGCTGCCTGCTGGCTTACTTTGTAGACAAACCTGCAG ATCAGCTGCCTTATCTAAGATGCCCCCTCCACACGGTGCTCAAACTCACACCAATAGCTTACG GCTGTAAAGTTGAGTCATTTTTCCTCAATGTTGAAgcagtcaacacacacagagagaagccAGTG AATGTCGACGTCAACAGAAACCCTGAGGAGGCTCTGCTGACTGTTCCTGACCACGTATAA
- the LOC119489447 gene encoding 6-phosphofructo-2-kinase/fructose-2,6-bisphosphatase-like isoform X3 produces MQWISSVPQFCNSPTMIVMVGLPARGKTYISKKLTRYLNWIGVPTKMFNVGQYRREAVKIYKNFEFFNPDNEEAMRIRKACASAALKDVALYFSKEQGQVAVFDATNTTRERRAIILSYAKERGYKVFFVESICDDLEIITENIKQVKFGSPDYVDCDIDEAMEDFSHRIDCYRASYIPIDDEKDRKLSYIKIFDVGSRYLVNRVQDHIQSRIVYYLMNIHVTPRSIYLSRHGESELNLLGRIGGDTGLSPRGHKYASALATFIRGQNIRDLKVWTSHMKRTIQTAEALGVQYEQWKALNEIDAGVCEELTYEEIQENFPEEFALRDQDKYRYRYPKGESYEDLVHRLEPVIMELERQENVLVVCHQAVFRCLLAYFVDKPADQLPYLRCPLHTVLKLTPIAYGCKVESFFLNVEAVNTHREKPVNVDVNRNPEEALLTVPDHV; encoded by the exons CCTCGGTGCCTCAGTTCTGTAACTCTCCCACGATGATTGTGATGGTGGGGCTGCCAGCCAGAGGGAAGACGTACATCTCCAAGAAGCTCACTCGCTACCTGAACTGGATCGGAGTGCCGACAAAAA TGTTTAATGTGGGCCAGTACCGCAGGGAAGCTGTCAAGATCTATAAGAACTTTGAGTTCTTTAATCCTGATAATGAGGAGGCCATGAGGATCCGCAA GGCCTGTGCATCAGCCGCCCTCAAAGACGTCGCTCTCTACTTCTCAAAGGAACAGGGACAAGTAGCC GTATTTGATGCTACCAACACCACCAGGGAGAGGAGGGCAATCATCCTTAGTTATGCAAAGGAGAGAGGCTACAAA GTGTTCTTTGTGGAATCAATCTGTGATGACCTAGAAATCATTACAGAGAATATTAAG CAAGTCAAATTTGGGAGTCCTGATTACGTGGATTGTGACATAGATGAGGCCATGGAAGACTTCAGCCACCGCATCGACTGTTACAGAGCCAGCTACATTCCTATAGATGACGAGAAAGACAG GAAACTCTCCTACATCAAGATCTTCGACGTGGGCAGTAGATACCTGGTGAACCGGGTCCAGGACCACATTCAAAGCAGGATAGTCTACTACCTCATGAACATCCATGTCACACCGAGATCCATCTACCTGAGCCGCCACGGAGAGAGCGAACTCAACCTGTTAGGTCGCATTGGTGGAGATACAGGCCTCTCCCCTAGAGGACACAAG TATGCCAGTGCCTTGGCGACCTTCATCAGAGGTCAGAACATCAGAGACCTGAAGGTGTGGACGAGCCACATGAAGAGAACCATCCAGACTGCAGAGGCTCTGGGAGTCCAGTATGAACAGTGGAAGGCCCTCAATGAGATAGACGCT GGTGTATGTGAGGAGCTAACCTACGAAGAGATTCAGGAGAATTTCCCAGAAGAGTTTGCACTGAGAGACCAGGACAAGTATCGTTATCGCTACCCAAAGGGTGAG TCCTATGAGGACCTTGTCCATCGTCTAGAGCCGGTGATCATGGAGCTGGAGAGGCAGGAGAACGTTCTGGTTGTCTGCCACCAAGCTGTATTTCGCTGCCTGCTGGCTTACTTTGTAGACAAACCTGCAG ATCAGCTGCCTTATCTAAGATGCCCCCTCCACACGGTGCTCAAACTCACACCAATAGCTTACG GCTGTAAAGTTGAGTCATTTTTCCTCAATGTTGAAgcagtcaacacacacagagagaagccAGTG AATGTCGACGTCAACAGAAACCCTGAGGAGGCTCTGCTGACTGTTCCTGACCACGTATAA